The proteins below come from a single Miscanthus floridulus cultivar M001 chromosome 1, ASM1932011v1, whole genome shotgun sequence genomic window:
- the LOC136475921 gene encoding protein NRT1/ PTR FAMILY 2.12-like produces MCTGRRPEVSMASSRPTAALSLLGEEAAGDGGRHRRHRGWRAVTFIIGFFAAATMATNSFSTPLTSYLMSRYNMKPNAATNVNNVYSGMYSFAPVVGAFVADAFWGRFRTMLFGSVFGVIGMVVITLSATIRQLKPPSCSAVAQQAGTCVGPSGLHRAVLYVGMGLLVVSAGGTNPTALPFGADQFDVTNERQKAGLTRYFNWYYAIAMTSTFLVLTVIVYVQDKVSWGLGFAIPTVLTLVAFAVFLAGTAVYVYVPPEGSIFTSVARVAVASCRKCRLRLPHPDDSRRQEEVLYNKHNQPDPSAAGDVPRVLRLPLTLQLSFLNKAAIVTDADELRADDGSPARPWNLCSVQQVEEVKCLVKIVPVWVSGVVWFVVMTEMINYTYIQSVTMDPHMGRRFTIPPVSILAVFYLAVALFVPVYDLLVVRAAQLLTKAGAGNSGSGGITLLQRQGAGHVVGSLAFVLAAVVERRRRSSALGHGDGMSPLSVFLLAPQLALMGVSGAFTMIGQMEFYNTQFPDQMRTLANAAFYCAQGASSYLATLVVNIVNARTRRHGGSAGWVSDDINVGRLDYFYYAMAVLGAVNFIYFLICSHLYRYKGEQPADSPGPQLPCDSAGTSDSEAAIQKM; encoded by the exons ATGTGCACGGGTAGACGGCCAGAAGTATCCATGGCCTCAAGCCGGCCCACGGCAGCGCTGAGCCTCTTGGGAGAAGAGGCTGCCGGCGATGGGGGACGCCATCGCAGGCATAGAGGATGGAGAGCCGTCACCTTCATCATCG GTTTCTTCGCGGCAGCTACTATGGCGACCAACTCCTTCTCTACGCCCCTCACGAGTTACCTGATGAGCCGCTACAACATGAAGCCAAATGCTGCAACAAACGTGAACAACGTCTATTCTGGCATGTACAGCTTCGCTCCTGTTGTTGGAGCCTTTGTCGCCGACGCCTTCTGGGGCAGATTCAGAACCATGCTGTTCGGATCTGTTTTCGGGGTTATC GGAATGGTGGTCATCACCCTGTCGGCGACAATCCGTCAGCTCAAACCGCCGTCGTGCAGCGCCGTGGCCCAGCAAGCCGGCACGTGCGTCGGCCCGTCGGGCCTCCACCGCGCCGTGCTCTACGTCGGAATGGGCCTGCTCGTGGTGTCCGCGGGCGGCACGAACCCGACCGCCCTGCCCTTCGGCGCGGACCAGTTCGACGTGACCAACGAGCGGCAGAAGGCCGGGCTCACGCGCTACTTCAACTGGTACTACGCCATCGCGATGACGTCGACATTCCTGGTGCTCACGGTCATCGTGTACGTCCAGGACAAGGTGAGCTGGGGCCTCGGCTTCGCCATCCCCACGGTGCTCACGCTCGTCGCCTTCGCCGTGTTCCTCGCCGGCACCGCGGTCTACGTCTACGTGCCTCCCGAGGGCAGCATATTCACGAGCGTCGCGCGGGTCGCCGTCGCGTCTTGCCGCAAGTGCAGGCTCCGGCTGCCGCACCCCGATGACTCTCGGCGGCAGGAGGAGGTGCTGTACAACAAGCACAACCAGCCTGATCCGTCCGCGGCTGGGGACGTTCCCCGCGTCCTCAGGCTCCCGCTCACGTTGCAGCTCAGCTTTCTGAACAAGGCGGCCATCGTGACCGACGCCGACGAGTTACGGGCCGACGACGGCTCCCCGGCGAGGCCGTGGAACCTGTGCAGCGTGCAGCAGGTGGAGGAGGTGAAGTGCCTCGTGAAGATCGTCCCCGTGTGGGTCTCCGGCGTGGTGTGGTTCGTCGTGATGACGGAGATGATCAACTACACGTACATCCAGTCCGTGACCATGGACCCCCACATGGGCAGGCGCTTCACCATCCCGCCGGTGTCGATCCTCGCCGTGTTCTACCTCGCCGTGGCGCTCTTCGTGCCCGTCTACGACCTGCTCGTCGTCCGCGCCGCGCAGCTTCTCACCAAGGCGGGAGCGGGAAATAGCGGTAGCGGCGGCATCACCTTGCTCCAGAGGCAGGGCGCAGGACACGTGGTCGGCTCACTGGCGTTCGTGCTCGCGGCCGTCGTGGAGCGCAGGCGGAGGAGCTCCGCGCTGGGCCACGGCGACGGCATGTCCCCGCTGTCCGTGTTCCTCCTCGCGCCGCAGCTTGCCCTGATGGGCGTGTCGGGCGCGTTCACCATGATCGGGCAGATGGAGTTCTACAACACGCAGTTCCCTGACCAGATGCGTACGTTGGCCAACGCGGCGTTCTACTGCGCTCAGGGCGCCAGCAGCTACCTGGCCACCCTGGTGGTCAACATCGTCAACGCGAGGACGAGGCGGCACGGCGGGTCCGCGGGCTGGGTCAGCGATGACATCAATGTCGGGAGACTGGACTACTTCTACTACGCCATGGCCGTGCTCGGCGCGGTCAACTTCATCTACTTCCTCATATGCTCCCACCTCTATCGGTACAAGGGCGAGCAGCCTGCTGACTCTCCTGGACCTCAACTTCCATGTGACAGTGCTGGCACAAGCGATAGTGAGGCTGCGATACAAAAAATGTAG
- the LOC136475905 gene encoding ankyrin repeat-containing protein NPR4-like, which produces METEAKGGMDPALYKAATQGCVGILRKLVVNDVKILNSKTPQDNTALHLAALHGHPKFAQQLLAVSEELMVAKNADGDTALHLAAKTGRLKVLDLLVGLARAWPEEPNPEDTLLKSPLMMTNNEGNNPLHEAVRHRKTAVALALLDADHSRAHDLNEKMESPLHMAAREGLVHVVRKVFDFAWVEPAEYVPSAAVSGTALHQAVLGGHTKVVEIMLERQHAALLDMTDPNGNNALHYAAQKNNSHVVELLLGKKTQLAYSRNKDQQSPLHVAAQYGSTAVIKALLQHCSDVSEMEDGNGRNAFHASVISGKANALRCLLRRVRPAELLNRADKNGDTPLHLAAKMSHVHSALMLLRDRRVDPCIRDHDGETARSLVEKKLHTGVTDAHEMYLWKQLKRQESARCRKQQLPPVTFSGDSRTSSHKYFERSVETYILVATLIATVTFAATFTMPGGYNQETGIAIHGHDTAFKIFVISNTVAMCSAIVVVYCFIWAWKDPLKFKIDQLVWGHRLTMIAGLGMLVSLMASVYITVPHKSRWPAYVVIAIGMSTPAVVVLMLGRDVIFVPL; this is translated from the exons ATGGAAACGGAAGCGAAAGGCGGCATGGATCCCGCCTTGTACAAGGCCGCGACGCAAGGGTGCGTGGGGATCCTGAGGAAGCTGGTGGTGAACGACGTCAAGATCCTCAACTCCAAGACGCCGCAGGACAACACGGCCCTCCACCTGGCCGCCTTGCACGGCCACCCCAAGTTCGCCCAGCAGCTCCTCGCCGTGAGCGAGGAGCTGATGGTCGCCAAGAACGCCGACGGCGACACCGCGCTCCACCTAGCCGCCAAGACGGGCAGGCTGAAGGTGTTGGACCTGCTCGTCGGCCTCGCGCGGGCCTGGCCGGAGGAGCCCAACCCGGAGGACACGCTGCTCAAGAGCCCCCTGATGATGACCAACAATGAGGGCAACAACCCGCTGCACGAGGCGGTGCGGCACCGTAAGACCGCCGTGGCGCTGGCGCTGCTGGACGCCGACCACAGCCGCGCCCACGACCTCAACGAGAAGATGGAGTCCCCGCTGCACATGGCTGCCCGCGAGGGCCTCGTCCATGTCGTCCGCAAGGTGTTCGATTTCGCCTGGGTCGAGCCGGCGGAGTACGTGCCATCTGCCGCCGTCAGCGGCACGGCTCTGCACCAGGCCGTGCTCGGCGGACACACCA AGGTTGTGGAGATCATGCTGGAGAGGCAGCACGCGGCGCTGCTGGACATGACCGACCCCAACGGCAACAACGCGCTGCACTACGCGGCGCAGAAGAACAACTCGCACGTGGTGGAGCTGCTGCTCGGCAAGAAGACGCAGCTGGCCTACAGCCGCAACAAGGATCAGCAATCCCCGCTGCACGTCGCCGCACAGTACGGCTCGACGGCGGTCATCAAGGCGCTGCTCCAGCACTGCTCCGATGTGTCCGAGATGGAGGACGGCAACGGCCGCAACGCCTTCCACGCCTCCGTCATCAGCGGCAAGGCGAACGCGCTCAGGTGCTTGCTCCGCCGCGTCCGTCCCGCGGAGCTGCTCAACCGCGCCGACAAAAACGGCGACACGCCTCTGCACCTCGCCGCCAAGATGAGCCACGTCCACTCCGCGCTGATGCTGCTCAGAGACCGCCGCGTCGACCCCTGCATCCGCGACCACGACGGCGAGACGGCGCGCAGCCTCGTCGAGAAGAAGCTGCACACCGGCGTGACGGATGCCCACGAGATGTACCTCTGGAAGCAGCTGAAGCGCCAGGAGTCCGCCAGGTGCCGCAAGCAGCAGCTGCCGCCCGTCACCTTCTCCGGCGACAGCAGGACCTCCAGCCACAAGTACTTCGAGCGCAGCGTCGAGACTTACATCCTCGTGGCCACCCTCATCGCCACCGTCACGTTCGCCGCCACCTTCACCATGCCCGGTGGCTATAACCAGGAGACCGGCATCGCCATCCACGGCCACGACACCGCCTTCAAGATCTTCGTCATCTCCAACACCGTCGCCATGTGCAGCGCCATTGTTGTTGTCTACTGCTTCATCTGGGCATGGAAAGATCCCCTCAAGTTCAAGATTGACCAGCTCGTGTGGGGCCACAGGCTCACTATGATCGCTGGTCTAGGCATGCTCGTCTCGCTCATGGCATCAGTCTACATCACCGTACCACACAAATCACGGTGGCCCGCCTACGTCGTCATCGCCATCGGCATGAGCACCCCGGCCGTCGTCGTCCTCATGCTCGGCCGGGATGTGATTTTCGTCCCGCTGTAG